One Cellulosimicrobium protaetiae genomic region harbors:
- the argS gene encoding arginine--tRNA ligase codes for MTDIVAISAQVEAAVRAALAEALPAELAGADPVVRRSARADFQADGALAVASRVGRPSRDVATEVVRQISRQADAFPVEVSGPGFVNVTVPDGVVWAAVAARLADARLGVGASRRGERVVVDYSGPNVAKEMHVGHLRSTVIGDALVRVLGHLGAEVVRQNHVGDWGTQFGMLIQYLDEHPEAAWQGRGVGTMSALDALYRAARAAFEAEPGFADRSRARVVALQAGDESTVAVWSALVQESEEAFARVYDRLGVLLDAGDLDGESRYNAALPGIVAELFAAGIAVQSEGAVVTFTDGVNDPDGDPVPLIVRKKDGGYGYAATDLATLRLRVEHYRADRILYVVDARQALHFRMVFDTARRTGWLPDGVSAEHVPFGTVLGADGKPFKTRSGATVRLADLLDDAEAAARAVLREKGDDFTPAERDAVVHAAATAAVKYADLSTTRTRDYVFDVDRMVASSGNTGVYLQYAHARVRSILRKAGSQGVDDAAPAHPAEKDLVLTLDAFDATLRDVAATLEPHRLCGYLYDVATAFTRFYDLCPVLKAEGAARGNRLALCELTSRTLATGLDLLGIAAPERL; via the coding sequence ATGACCGACATCGTCGCGATCTCCGCACAGGTGGAGGCGGCCGTTCGTGCCGCCCTGGCGGAGGCGCTTCCTGCCGAGCTGGCGGGCGCCGACCCGGTGGTCCGCAGGTCCGCGCGGGCGGACTTCCAGGCGGACGGTGCGCTCGCCGTCGCGTCGAGGGTGGGTCGCCCGTCGCGTGACGTGGCCACGGAGGTTGTCCGCCAGATCAGTCGGCAGGCCGACGCGTTTCCTGTCGAGGTGTCGGGGCCGGGTTTCGTCAACGTCACGGTGCCGGACGGTGTGGTGTGGGCCGCGGTGGCCGCGCGCCTCGCGGACGCGCGGCTCGGCGTCGGGGCGTCGCGCCGGGGCGAGCGGGTGGTCGTGGACTACTCGGGCCCGAACGTGGCCAAGGAGATGCACGTCGGTCACCTGCGGTCGACGGTCATCGGCGACGCGCTCGTGCGGGTGCTGGGCCACCTGGGCGCGGAGGTGGTGCGGCAGAACCACGTCGGCGACTGGGGCACGCAGTTCGGCATGCTCATCCAGTACCTCGACGAGCATCCCGAGGCAGCGTGGCAGGGCCGGGGCGTCGGGACGATGTCGGCGCTCGACGCCCTGTACCGGGCGGCCCGCGCGGCGTTCGAGGCCGAACCCGGCTTCGCCGACCGGTCGCGCGCCCGCGTCGTCGCGCTCCAGGCGGGCGACGAGTCCACGGTGGCCGTCTGGAGTGCGCTGGTCCAGGAGTCGGAGGAGGCGTTCGCGCGGGTCTACGACCGCCTCGGCGTCCTGCTGGACGCCGGGGACCTCGACGGTGAGTCCCGGTACAACGCCGCGCTCCCCGGGATCGTGGCCGAGCTGTTCGCCGCGGGCATCGCGGTCCAGTCCGAGGGCGCTGTCGTCACCTTCACCGACGGTGTGAACGACCCCGACGGCGACCCGGTCCCGTTGATCGTGCGCAAGAAGGACGGCGGCTACGGCTACGCGGCGACGGATCTCGCGACGCTGCGCCTGCGCGTCGAGCACTACCGTGCCGACCGCATCCTCTACGTCGTGGACGCGCGCCAGGCGCTGCACTTCCGGATGGTGTTCGACACCGCCCGGCGTACCGGCTGGCTCCCCGACGGGGTGTCCGCCGAGCACGTCCCGTTCGGCACGGTCCTCGGTGCGGACGGGAAGCCGTTCAAGACCCGGTCTGGCGCGACCGTCCGCCTCGCCGACCTGCTCGACGACGCCGAGGCGGCCGCCCGCGCCGTGCTCCGGGAGAAGGGGGACGACTTCACCCCGGCCGAGCGGGACGCCGTCGTGCACGCGGCCGCGACGGCGGCGGTCAAGTACGCCGACCTGTCCACCACCCGGACCCGGGACTACGTGTTCGACGTCGACCGGATGGTCGCCTCGTCGGGGAACACGGGCGTGTATCTCCAGTACGCGCACGCGCGCGTGCGGTCCATCCTGCGCAAGGCGGGGTCACAGGGCGTCGACGACGCCGCACCCGCGCACCCCGCGGAGAAGGACCTGGTCCTGACGCTCGACGCGTTCGACGCGACCCTGCGCGACGTCGCGGCGACCCTGGAGCCGCACCGGCTCTGCGGGTACCTCTACGACGTCGCCACCGCGTTCACGCGGTTCTACGACCTCTGCCCCGTCCTCAAGGCCGAGGGCGCCGCGCGCGGCAACCGCCTCGCGCTGTGCGAGCTCACGAGCCGCACCCTGGCGACGGGCCTCGACCTCCTCGGGATCGCCGCGCCCGAGCGCCTCTGA
- a CDS encoding carbohydrate ABC transporter permease: MTTTTEGRRRRTAGAVHRRRQALVAWLFALPFVAVFAVFMLGPLLASFGMSFSDLTIRDIKTPFAVNFVGLENFTGVFQDELFRKALLNTFYFVLVGIPLTMVLGLALAVALNSGIEKFRSVFRVGFYTPVVTSIVAVAVVWRFILQDSGLVNTVLGWVGIDGPDWLNDSATAMPSIIVMAAWRNMGTLMIIFLAGLQAIPRDVYEAAEVDGAGSWRRFRSITVPLMRPTLLLGAVLLSVGFLQVFEEPFVMTKGGPVNSTLTISYYVYNQFGYGNYAFASAAAYVLFALIAALAAVQFRLLRSKED, translated from the coding sequence ATGACCACCACCACCGAGGGACGGCGCCGGCGTACGGCCGGCGCCGTCCACCGGCGACGGCAAGCGCTCGTCGCCTGGCTGTTCGCTCTCCCGTTCGTCGCAGTCTTCGCGGTCTTCATGCTGGGGCCGCTGCTCGCGTCGTTCGGGATGTCGTTCTCGGACCTCACGATCCGTGACATCAAGACGCCGTTCGCGGTGAACTTCGTCGGGCTCGAGAACTTCACCGGCGTCTTCCAGGACGAGCTGTTCCGCAAGGCGCTGCTCAACACCTTCTACTTCGTCCTCGTCGGCATCCCGCTGACGATGGTGCTCGGGCTCGCACTCGCCGTCGCGCTCAACTCGGGCATCGAGAAGTTCCGCAGCGTCTTCCGCGTCGGCTTCTACACGCCCGTCGTGACGTCGATCGTCGCGGTGGCCGTCGTGTGGCGCTTCATCCTCCAGGACTCCGGCCTCGTCAACACCGTGCTCGGCTGGGTCGGCATCGACGGCCCGGACTGGCTCAACGACAGCGCGACGGCGATGCCGTCGATCATCGTCATGGCGGCGTGGCGCAACATGGGCACGCTCATGATCATCTTCCTGGCCGGCCTCCAGGCGATCCCGCGCGACGTCTACGAGGCGGCCGAGGTCGACGGCGCCGGCTCGTGGCGCCGGTTCCGCTCCATCACGGTCCCGCTCATGCGCCCCACGCTGCTGCTCGGTGCGGTGCTGCTGTCCGTCGGCTTCCTCCAGGTGTTCGAGGAGCCGTTCGTCATGACCAAGGGCGGCCCGGTCAACTCCACGCTGACCATCAGCTACTACGTCTACAACCAGTTCGGGTACGGCAACTACGCGTTCGCCTCCGCGGCCGCGTACGTCCTGTTCGCGCTGATCGCCGCGCTGGCCGCCGTCCAGTTCCGCCTGCTGCGGTCGAAGGAGGATTGA
- a CDS encoding cell wall-binding repeat-containing protein encodes MPLLALSAALGPTAAHASSVAPSPEASGPSAPLPAAASALPDAGTAPATLRTDDIGATGTVTVAGGFQSAAVTWPADLDQDVPELQVRARVADGNWGPWTHVHRATDGPDTGGDATGDESTTVVYLGQSDTVQVAAVGTTEPLPDGVRVTTISSEPAPSPTADTAGAVPRARSAAAAAGPVIITREEWGAAPARCTWDAAPTLKGGVVHHTVNANGYSSIEQAMQAIRNDQAYHQDGNGWCDIGYNFLVDTWGNIYEGADGSIEKALIGAHTGGFNTGTVGVAMVGTFTDVTPPAAQLDGVAKIIGYRLAQYGVDPAGTGTFTAASKTAGGRFEQGQSVVLPRVFGHRDTHQTECPGDLAYRRLAHVQEVASQHYHRFALRAERISGTDRYATSAAISAATFDPGVPVAYVANGLSFPDALSGAPAAVASAAPVLLVSPTAVPASVADELRRLRPARIVALGGGGVVPETVLAQLRGLTAGSVTRLAGPDRFATSAAISHETFDPGVPVAYVANGLTFPDALAGAPAAGADGAPVLLVSPAAVPATVATELDRLRPGRIVILGGKGSVSAAVEQELGRFTSGGVDRASGPDRYATSAAVSRATFTPGVPVVYVANGLNFPDSLAGAPAAGVGGGPVLLTAPNDVPASVAAELDRLTPARVVVLGGSGVVSDAVRARVSAYVD; translated from the coding sequence GTGCCGCTCCTCGCACTCTCGGCCGCCCTCGGCCCCACCGCCGCGCACGCCTCGTCCGTCGCGCCCTCTCCCGAGGCGTCCGGGCCGTCGGCACCGCTCCCCGCGGCGGCGTCCGCCCTGCCGGACGCCGGCACGGCGCCCGCCACCCTCCGGACCGACGACATCGGCGCCACCGGGACGGTGACCGTCGCGGGCGGCTTCCAGTCCGCCGCCGTGACCTGGCCCGCGGACCTGGACCAGGACGTTCCGGAGCTCCAGGTGCGGGCCCGGGTCGCCGACGGGAACTGGGGTCCCTGGACGCACGTCCACAGGGCGACCGACGGACCGGACACCGGTGGCGACGCCACCGGGGACGAGTCCACGACCGTCGTCTACCTGGGCCAGTCCGACACGGTGCAGGTCGCGGCCGTCGGCACGACCGAGCCCCTCCCGGACGGGGTCCGGGTCACCACGATCTCGTCGGAACCGGCACCCTCGCCGACCGCCGACACCGCCGGAGCCGTGCCGCGCGCTCGGAGCGCCGCGGCCGCGGCAGGTCCCGTGATCATCACGCGCGAGGAGTGGGGCGCCGCGCCCGCGAGGTGCACCTGGGACGCCGCACCGACGCTCAAGGGCGGCGTCGTCCACCACACGGTGAACGCGAACGGATACTCCAGCATCGAGCAGGCGATGCAGGCCATCCGCAACGACCAGGCGTACCACCAGGACGGGAACGGCTGGTGCGACATCGGCTACAACTTCCTCGTCGACACCTGGGGGAACATCTACGAGGGCGCCGACGGCAGCATCGAGAAGGCCCTCATCGGGGCGCACACCGGCGGGTTCAACACCGGGACGGTCGGCGTCGCGATGGTCGGCACCTTCACGGACGTCACCCCGCCGGCGGCGCAGCTCGACGGCGTCGCGAAGATCATCGGCTACCGCCTCGCCCAGTACGGCGTGGACCCGGCCGGGACCGGGACGTTCACCGCGGCGAGCAAGACCGCCGGGGGCCGGTTCGAGCAGGGGCAGTCGGTCGTGCTACCCCGTGTCTTCGGCCATCGCGACACCCACCAGACCGAGTGCCCCGGGGATCTCGCGTACCGCAGGCTCGCGCACGTCCAAGAGGTCGCCTCGCAGCACTACCACCGCTTCGCCCTCCGGGCCGAACGGATCTCCGGCACCGACCGGTACGCGACGTCCGCCGCGATCTCGGCGGCGACGTTCGACCCTGGCGTCCCCGTCGCCTACGTCGCGAACGGGCTGTCCTTCCCCGACGCGCTGTCCGGAGCACCCGCAGCCGTCGCGTCCGCCGCACCCGTCCTGCTCGTCTCGCCCACCGCGGTCCCCGCGTCCGTCGCCGACGAGCTCCGGCGGCTGCGCCCGGCACGGATCGTCGCCCTCGGCGGTGGCGGCGTCGTGCCCGAGACGGTGCTGGCCCAGCTCCGGGGGCTGACGGCGGGGAGCGTGACCCGGCTCGCCGGACCCGACCGGTTCGCGACGTCCGCCGCGATCTCCCACGAGACGTTCGACCCCGGCGTGCCTGTCGCGTACGTCGCCAACGGGCTGACGTTCCCCGACGCGCTCGCCGGCGCACCCGCGGCAGGAGCCGACGGCGCACCGGTCCTCCTCGTGAGCCCCGCCGCGGTCCCCGCGACGGTCGCGACGGAGCTCGACCGCCTCCGGCCCGGACGCATCGTGATCCTGGGAGGCAAGGGCTCCGTCTCTGCCGCCGTCGAGCAGGAGCTGGGTCGGTTCACGTCGGGTGGGGTGGACCGAGCGTCCGGACCCGACCGGTACGCGACCTCCGCCGCCGTCTCACGAGCGACGTTCACCCCCGGCGTGCCGGTCGTGTACGTGGCGAACGGGCTCAACTTCCCCGACAGCCTGGCCGGCGCGCCGGCGGCCGGAGTGGGCGGTGGACCCGTGCTGCTCACCGCACCGAACGACGTCCCCGCGTCCGTCGCGGCGGAGCTCGACCGGCTGACCCCCGCCCGGGTCGTCGTCCTCGGCGGCTCCGGCGTGGTCTCCGACGCCGTCCGGGCCAGAGTCTCGGCTTACGTGGACTGA
- a CDS encoding carbohydrate ABC transporter permease, with the protein MTVTSSRTTPATSTPEGAPRRRARRPIRWSRGATYTALVVGLLLTLMPFIWMALGSFKTQGELLQRPITWWPQNPTLDNYERWLSQLNYGQYFTNSIVVAVAVVLGNIVFCSMVGYALAKMSFPGKRVLFALVMLTLMVPGVVTLVPMFVLVSNMGLVNTYPALILPFLAGPLGVFLMRQFMLGIPDALIEAARIDGAGEFRVFFRIVLPQCGPPLATLSILTFLGSWNNFLWPLVVAQTENMYTLPVALSLYSVGSNGTYYGLLMAGSVLVVTPILILFLFLQRYFVQGIAMTGIK; encoded by the coding sequence ATGACCGTCACGTCCTCGCGGACCACCCCCGCGACGTCGACGCCGGAGGGCGCGCCCCGCCGTCGGGCGCGGCGCCCGATCCGCTGGTCGCGCGGCGCCACGTACACGGCGCTCGTCGTCGGGCTGCTCCTGACCCTCATGCCGTTCATCTGGATGGCGCTCGGCAGCTTCAAGACGCAGGGCGAGCTGCTCCAGCGCCCCATCACGTGGTGGCCGCAGAACCCCACGCTCGACAACTACGAGCGGTGGCTCTCCCAGCTCAACTACGGGCAGTACTTCACCAACTCGATCGTCGTCGCCGTCGCCGTCGTGCTCGGCAACATCGTCTTCTGCTCGATGGTCGGCTACGCCCTCGCGAAGATGAGCTTCCCCGGCAAGCGCGTGCTGTTCGCCCTGGTCATGCTCACGCTCATGGTCCCGGGCGTCGTCACGCTCGTGCCGATGTTCGTGCTCGTGTCCAACATGGGGCTCGTCAACACCTACCCCGCGCTCATCCTGCCCTTCCTGGCCGGACCGCTGGGCGTGTTCCTCATGCGGCAGTTCATGCTCGGCATCCCCGACGCGCTCATCGAGGCCGCCCGGATCGACGGCGCGGGCGAGTTCCGGGTCTTCTTCCGGATCGTGCTGCCCCAGTGCGGGCCGCCGCTCGCGACGCTGAGCATCCTCACGTTCCTCGGGTCGTGGAACAACTTCCTGTGGCCCCTGGTCGTCGCGCAGACCGAGAACATGTACACCCTCCCGGTCGCGCTCTCGCTGTACTCGGTCGGCTCGAACGGCACCTACTACGGCCTGCTCATGGCCGGGTCCGTGCTCGTCGTGACGCCGATCCTCATCCTGTTCCTGTTCCTGCAGCGCTACTTCGTGCAGGGCATCGCCATGACCGGCATCAAGTGA
- a CDS encoding LacI family DNA-binding transcriptional regulator produces the protein MTISSPGGRTVPLAVVAAEAGVSVPTVSKVLNARPDVAATTRERVAGVLRSHGYTIRPPTAKRTGLVDVRIVDFEGPWSEAVVRGAVAEARRLGLDVVLSVELDPDDCGAWVRHALARGTDGLVSVVAVPDVEARAALADAGVPLVVVDPRRRPPEDVLSVGAANFQGALEATAHLLALGHRRIATITGVPEQDNAIARLAGYRAAMIRAGVPVDDDLVCLSTYGVPAGYEGTQRLLTLDEPPTAIFACSDDTALGALRALREAGLSVPDDVSLVGFDDLPVAAWTDPPLTTVRQPLVEMGASAVGLVHRARTASGHTLRTELATSLVVRESTAPPRS, from the coding sequence ATGACCATCTCGTCACCCGGCGGACGAACCGTCCCGCTCGCCGTCGTCGCGGCCGAGGCCGGGGTGTCCGTGCCGACCGTGTCGAAGGTGCTCAACGCACGGCCCGACGTCGCGGCGACGACCCGCGAGCGCGTCGCCGGGGTCTTGCGGAGCCACGGCTACACGATCCGGCCCCCCACCGCGAAGCGGACGGGGCTCGTCGACGTCCGGATCGTCGACTTCGAGGGGCCGTGGTCCGAGGCGGTCGTGCGCGGCGCGGTCGCCGAGGCGCGGCGCCTGGGCCTGGACGTCGTGCTGTCGGTGGAGCTCGACCCCGACGACTGCGGCGCGTGGGTCCGCCACGCGCTGGCGCGGGGTACGGACGGGCTCGTGAGCGTCGTCGCCGTGCCCGACGTCGAGGCGCGCGCCGCGCTCGCCGACGCCGGGGTGCCGCTCGTCGTCGTCGACCCGCGCCGTCGCCCGCCGGAGGACGTGCTCAGCGTGGGGGCCGCCAACTTCCAGGGCGCGCTCGAGGCGACGGCGCACCTGCTGGCGCTCGGGCACAGGCGCATCGCGACGATCACCGGCGTCCCGGAGCAGGACAACGCGATCGCGCGGCTCGCCGGCTACCGCGCCGCGATGATCCGGGCGGGCGTCCCCGTCGACGACGACCTCGTCTGCCTGAGCACGTACGGCGTCCCCGCGGGCTACGAGGGGACGCAGCGACTCCTCACCCTCGACGAGCCACCGACCGCGATCTTCGCGTGCAGCGACGACACGGCGCTCGGCGCGCTGCGGGCGCTGCGCGAGGCCGGACTGTCGGTGCCGGACGACGTCTCGCTCGTCGGGTTCGACGACCTCCCCGTCGCGGCGTGGACCGACCCGCCGCTCACCACAGTCCGCCAGCCGCTCGTCGAGATGGGTGCCTCGGCCGTCGGGCTCGTGCACCGCGCCCGCACCGCGAGCGGGCACACGCTGCGCACCGAGCTCGCGACGAGCCTCGTCGTCCGCGAGTCCACCGCTCCCCCGCGCTCGTGA
- a CDS encoding glycoside hydrolase family 1 protein, which produces MSITFPESFVWGASTAAHQIEGNNVNSDWWAREVDPASTLAEPSGDAADSYHRYAEDIRLLAESGLTSYRFSIEWARIEPSEGRFSGAELDHYRRMVDCCLEHGVTPLITLHHFTSPRWFAEDGGWTDPRSVERFARYVEHVLPLLDRASHVFTINEPNILAMMITAAKGAEQLQAGTMHAPDPVATEHLIAAHRRAVELVRTVGVPVGWPVAPQQFFADPGAEEVLREYAYPRETVFLEAAKGDDFIAVQAYTRTRITVDGPLPAPEDSEKTLTGWEYYPAAIAEAARLGYEITGLPVLVSENGIATADDARRIDYTRDALRALHAEMEAGLPLFGYLHWSLLDNYEWGSFAPTFGLVAWDPETFERTPKPSLGWLGGVARGTVSLDD; this is translated from the coding sequence GTGTCGATCACCTTCCCCGAGTCCTTCGTCTGGGGCGCCTCGACGGCGGCCCACCAGATCGAGGGCAACAACGTCAACAGCGACTGGTGGGCGCGCGAGGTCGACCCGGCCTCGACCCTCGCCGAGCCGTCGGGCGACGCCGCCGACTCCTACCACCGGTACGCCGAGGACATCCGGCTGCTGGCCGAGTCCGGGCTCACCTCGTACCGGTTCTCGATCGAGTGGGCGCGCATCGAGCCCTCCGAGGGCAGGTTCTCGGGCGCCGAGCTCGACCACTACCGCCGCATGGTCGACTGCTGCCTCGAGCACGGCGTCACGCCGCTCATCACGCTGCACCACTTCACGTCGCCGCGGTGGTTCGCGGAGGACGGCGGCTGGACCGACCCGCGGTCCGTCGAGCGGTTCGCGCGGTACGTCGAGCACGTGCTGCCGCTGCTCGACCGCGCGTCGCACGTGTTCACCATCAACGAGCCGAACATCCTCGCGATGATGATCACGGCCGCCAAGGGCGCCGAGCAGCTCCAGGCGGGCACCATGCACGCGCCCGACCCCGTCGCGACCGAGCACCTCATCGCCGCGCACCGCCGTGCCGTCGAGCTCGTCCGGACCGTCGGGGTGCCCGTCGGGTGGCCCGTCGCGCCGCAGCAGTTCTTCGCCGACCCCGGCGCCGAGGAGGTCCTGCGCGAGTACGCCTACCCGCGCGAGACCGTCTTCCTCGAAGCCGCGAAGGGCGACGACTTCATCGCCGTCCAGGCCTACACGCGCACGCGCATCACGGTGGACGGCCCGCTGCCCGCCCCGGAGGACTCCGAGAAGACGCTCACCGGGTGGGAGTACTACCCGGCCGCCATCGCGGAGGCCGCCCGCCTCGGGTACGAGATCACCGGCCTGCCCGTCCTGGTCTCCGAGAACGGCATCGCGACGGCCGACGACGCGCGGCGCATCGACTACACGCGCGACGCCCTGCGCGCGCTGCACGCCGAGATGGAGGCGGGGCTGCCGCTGTTCGGCTACCTCCACTGGTCGCTGCTCGACAACTACGAGTGGGGCTCGTTCGCCCCGACCTTCGGGCTCGTCGCGTGGGACCCGGAGACGTTCGAGCGCACGCCCAAGCCCAGCCTCGGCTGGCTCGGCGGCGTCGCGCGCGGCACCGTCTCGCTCGACGACTGA
- a CDS encoding glucoamylase family protein: protein MDASTTPHRSDPPRRRGAALVAGGLVGGLALAAGLAAPAAAEGVPAASVPAKATPGVGPSGLTGAQRATLETYLEDTYTSLAAMTDEGTGLPADNIEGDLDPASSSAYTSPTNIGGWLWSTVVARDLGLVDDAEAHDRLATTLDTVASLDRHDASGMFYNWYDPATGDRVETWPDDGNTVHQFLSSVDNGWLAAGLRVVAEAEPSLAEEARAIYDDMHFGAFYNPEARPDLGVGLLRGGFWDEEPPGCSVAGDYLGTGTDVYYTCHHYDTTVSETRIATYLGIAEGEVPPEAYYASHRTFPDTCDWSWQEQKPIGETREYLGVPVFEGAYRYRDLAVVPGWGGSMFEALMPDMLVPEAEWGPTSWGVNHPLVVRAHKEHGLDEAGYGAWGFSPASNPFGGYAEYGVDAIGLRSDGYLSDGETDVDLGIEGCREATNPAPEFGDGVVTPHATFLGLAYDTDGVLDNLAHLADDLGAYGPGGFYDSVAVRSGTVAERYLSLDQAMIVAAIGNVLDDSRLKDYFVDDELEQRLRPLMEAETFSATADLTPGVGADVQVQARCLGHRAAVAVRATSTGDGRADVTLATPYGTRSFDDVAPHRSTYQSFAARTAEIPSGTATVTVTADDGSTTQELSYRYAAVSCG from the coding sequence ATGGATGCATCGACCACGCCCCACCGGAGCGATCCGCCCCGCCGCCGGGGAGCCGCGCTCGTCGCCGGCGGACTCGTCGGCGGGCTGGCGCTCGCGGCCGGTCTGGCCGCCCCCGCCGCGGCGGAGGGCGTCCCGGCGGCGAGCGTCCCCGCGAAGGCGACGCCCGGCGTCGGGCCGTCCGGCCTGACCGGCGCGCAGCGCGCGACGCTGGAGACGTACCTGGAGGACACGTACACCTCGCTGGCCGCCATGACGGACGAGGGGACCGGCCTACCCGCGGACAACATCGAGGGCGACCTGGACCCGGCGTCGAGCAGCGCGTACACGTCGCCGACGAACATCGGCGGCTGGCTCTGGTCCACCGTCGTGGCGCGCGACCTCGGCCTGGTGGACGACGCCGAGGCGCACGACCGCCTCGCGACGACGCTCGACACCGTCGCGTCGCTCGACCGGCACGACGCGAGCGGCATGTTCTACAACTGGTACGACCCCGCGACCGGCGACCGGGTCGAGACGTGGCCGGACGACGGGAACACGGTCCACCAGTTCCTCAGCTCGGTGGACAACGGCTGGCTGGCCGCGGGCCTGCGCGTCGTCGCGGAGGCCGAACCGAGCCTCGCCGAGGAGGCGCGCGCGATCTACGACGACATGCACTTCGGCGCGTTCTACAACCCGGAGGCGCGTCCGGACCTGGGCGTCGGGCTGCTGCGCGGCGGGTTCTGGGACGAGGAGCCGCCCGGCTGCTCGGTCGCGGGCGACTACCTCGGCACGGGGACCGACGTCTACTACACGTGCCACCACTACGACACGACCGTCTCCGAGACGCGCATCGCGACCTACCTCGGCATCGCCGAGGGCGAGGTGCCGCCGGAGGCCTACTACGCGAGCCACCGGACCTTCCCGGACACGTGCGACTGGTCGTGGCAGGAGCAGAAGCCGATCGGCGAGACGCGTGAGTACCTGGGCGTCCCGGTGTTCGAGGGCGCGTACCGGTACCGCGACCTCGCGGTCGTGCCGGGCTGGGGCGGCTCGATGTTCGAGGCGCTCATGCCGGACATGCTGGTGCCCGAGGCCGAGTGGGGCCCGACGTCGTGGGGTGTCAACCACCCGCTCGTCGTACGCGCGCACAAGGAGCACGGCCTCGACGAGGCGGGCTACGGGGCCTGGGGCTTCTCGCCCGCGAGCAACCCCTTCGGTGGGTACGCGGAGTACGGCGTCGACGCGATCGGGCTGCGCTCGGACGGCTACCTGTCCGACGGCGAGACCGACGTCGACCTCGGGATCGAGGGCTGCCGCGAGGCGACCAACCCCGCGCCGGAGTTCGGCGACGGCGTCGTGACGCCGCACGCGACGTTCCTCGGGCTCGCGTACGACACCGACGGCGTGCTCGACAACCTGGCCCACCTCGCCGACGACCTCGGCGCCTACGGGCCGGGCGGGTTCTACGACTCCGTCGCGGTGCGGTCGGGCACGGTCGCCGAGCGCTACCTGTCGCTCGACCAGGCGATGATCGTCGCCGCGATCGGCAACGTCCTCGACGACTCGCGCCTCAAGGACTACTTCGTCGACGACGAGCTCGAGCAGCGCCTGCGCCCCCTCATGGAGGCGGAGACCTTCTCGGCCACGGCCGACCTCACGCCCGGCGTCGGGGCCGACGTCCAGGTCCAGGCGCGCTGCCTGGGCCACCGGGCGGCCGTCGCGGTGCGGGCGACGAGCACGGGTGACGGACGCGCGGACGTCACGCTCGCCACGCCCTACGGGACGCGGTCGTTCGACGACGTCGCCCCGCACCGCAGCACCTACCAGTCGTTCGCGGCGCGCACGGCGGAGATCCCGTCCGGCACCGCGACGGTGACGGTCACGGCCGACGACGGGTCGACGACCCAGGAGCTGTCCTACCGCTACGCGGCTGTCTCCTGCGGCTGA